The DNA region CAACAACTTAACCATATCCTCATCACTGGAGTTGCACAGCTTAAGGTACCGCGCAGTCGAGATCTGCTCCTTGGCCATATAAGCAGACGCTTGCCGTATTGCGAGAGGGAGGTTAGTAAGAAACTCTAGCAACGCATTGTTGCTTCTTGTGTCGCTTATCTGAGAAACTTTTAGGTTTTTCCCTAATAGCTTAAGGGCCTCGTCTTTGCTCATTTCTTCAACTGCGATAATATGATTTTCAGACTCGACCAGCCTTAATCCAAGTTTGTGGTTTCGGGTTGTGAAAAGAATAGATCCTTTCCGGCTAAATGGAAGATAGTCGGTAAGGGCGGTGTCCCCAAAAAGTAGCTTTTCATCGTCGGCATTATCGATAATTAAAAGCCAGTTACCCATACTCTCACGGCCCAATGCGGACTTGATAAGTGCCTTGATATTTGCTTTTTCTTCGTCGATTCCCGGTACCTTAAGCTGCTGGCCGATAGCGCGGTATGCATTCTCGAAAGCGGTGGCATCCACAGCGGGAACCCAAAAGACCGAGCATTCCGGCTGCACGTCGCGAATGCGATAAGCGGTCTCCAGCGCGATCTGCGTctttccaaccccccccagACCTTCGATGGCGGTCCGTTGGCAGTCATCTTCGTCTCCACTAGGAAGAACCCTCTTAAAAAGATCTTCGAGAATTGATTCACGCCCGACGAATTCCTTATTACGTCCGAACCGGACGATCCAGTGTCCCTTCACGGTAGCTTCGCCATATTAGCACTATTCTGGCCGCATTAGCCCACCCAGGAGATGATCAGCTTACAGTTCTTCCGCAGTTTCAAAACAATCGATGCGTCTCCAGCGAGTTTCCTGACCGCATCTTTAACTAATTTAAAGTTGGGACATTCTGGACCTTGGAATTTGTTCATCCCTGAATGGGTCGCATCCAAGCCTTGGCGAGGGAAACCATGTAAGCAGGCCGAAGACTCCGTCACAAGCTATCAAGGTCAGTTAAATATTACGAACGGGGGCAAATAACGTACAATCTTGCGGGTAGAACTCCTTGACAGGCGCTCCGCCCACCCCGGCGATAGAATGCCTCTTAACATCTCCGTCTTCCTAGTCTCGAAAAAGCAACTCAGGGGCAGTTGCACTGCCTTAGCATTAGCGATCTCGGCAAACTTCTGAACGCGCTGGTGGACGAAGTCGTGGCTCTGCTCGAGGTCTTTTATGAGTTGGTCAGAGGCCTGCTCTCCCATAATGCCTTTAACCAGCACCTGCCACCGAGCCTGCTTCGCAGCATCACTACCCTGGAATGGAGTGGCGAGAAACACGATGCCGACAGTGGAAAGCAGGATATGTTTATAGGCGCTGCCTTCCTGGGCGGCTCGGATGATTGCCTGGTGAGGTTAACCGCTGCCCGCCGTATATGATCTAGGGACATACCTCGGCCAGAATAAGCCCTCCAAAACAAGAGGCGACGAAGATAATCGGTCGCGTTTGCGAACCACGGCCTTCGGCGATAAGACCGAGGAGCGTATCGGCATGGCCGAGCAGCGTCTGCACGGGTGCATTTGCGAAGTAGTTTGCATTCCAGTCGTACGTATATATGCGGGCCTTTGGTAGGGCTGCCGGCAGCATGTCGGCGTCCGACAGCCAGTtcacaaccccatccccatttcTTTTCTTAAACTCCCATGTCCGCGGCGACTCGGTGCCCAATCCGTGGATTGCGATAATACTGTCCGGTTAGACGTGCCTCTATGCGTTCGACCGGGTGGAACTTACTCGATCGTCGCGTCGTCGGGAGCGTCGTCGACTGGGACGATCCGGCGGAGTCCCCTGCAAGCCTAAGGATGGAGTGCCGGTAGTTAGCATCGGTCGCCGCTTCTTATATAGAGAGCGATCTCACCTCTGTCGTGGTCATCCTGGGAATACTCTGAAAAGCGGGGCTCGTATTGCGCACCAGGCTGGTAAGGATCAGCTTCAATCGCGGCGGTGACTATGTTAAGGTCGCC from Podospora pseudopauciseta strain CBS 411.78 chromosome 6, whole genome shotgun sequence includes:
- a CDS encoding hypothetical protein (COG:S; EggNog:ENOG503NX9U) yields the protein MTTTEACRGLRRIVPVDDAPDDATIDIIAIHGLGTESPRTWEFKKRNGDGVVNWLSDADMLPAALPKARIYTYDWNANYFANAPVQTLLGHADTLLGLIAEGRGSQTRPIIFVASCFGGLILAEAIIRAAQEGSAYKHILLSTVGIVFLATPFQGSDAAKQARWQVLVKGIMGEQASDQLIKDLEQSHDFVHQRVQKFAEIANAKAVQLPLSCFFETRKTEMLRGILSPGWAERLSRSSTRKILVTESSACLHGFPRQGLDATHSGMNKFQGPECPNFKLVKDAVRKLAGDASIVLKLRKNSTVKGHWIVRFGRNKEFVGRESILEDLFKRVLPSGDEDDCQRTAIEGLGGVGKTQIALETAYRIRDVQPECSVFWVPAVDATAFENAYRAIGQQLKVPGIDEEKANIKALIKSALGRESMGNWLLIIDNADDEKLLFGDTALTDYLPFSRKGSILFTTRNHKLGLRLVESENHIIAVEEMSKDEALKLLGKNLKVSQISDTRSNNALLEFLTNLPLAIRQASAYMAKEQISTARYLKLCNSSDEDMVKLLSSHFDDRHRYKNIQNAVATTWLISFQQISDHDALAADYLRFLCFLAGKDIPHSLLPPAGTLETVEAIGTLKAYAFISQQNESDSYDIHRLVQISMLSWLDGKGERQEWTAKVLERLNDIFPWPKHENREEWIRYLPHTQHALQLRKRIDNEEAIIGLLSKALQLREKVLGKEHPNTLTSMHNLAFVLRSQGKYEEAEQMHRQVLQLREKVSEIR